A segment of the Desulfitobacterium dehalogenans ATCC 51507 genome:
CTCCAGAATAAACCTAATTTAAGAATAAAAAATGCCGAAATATCCCTATCAATTTGAAAAAGGCCACAAGATTGCGGCCTTAAGCTGATAATTTCTTCCGCCCTTTTAAACGACGGCGTTTAAGCACGTTTCTTCCTGTTGCATCGCTCATTCTCTTTAAAAATCCATGTACTCTTTTATGACGACGATTCTTCGGTTGCCAAGTCCGTTTCATACAGCTATTGCACCTCCTTCAAGGGAAAAAACAAATAAAAATTGCACATCTCTAGAGATTATACTCTAACTTTTTTGGCCCTGTCAAGCAGAGTATATAAGAGTATGCAATAATATTGTGGATAACTTTACCCTTAAAAAAGTTATCCACTTGTTAATAAATTTTTATTAGGACTAACTTCCTGTTGATAACCCCAAAAAAAATTGGTATTATGATTTTACACCGCCTTTAAATACCACGCTTTCGCTTAAATCATTTGTACACAGCAATAATTTTATTGAGTTATCCACAAATGTGCATAAGTTTGTGTATAACTTTTTTATTGTCATATTTTCTACATAATTAGACAAAGGGAGGTCCACTGAATGCCACCCCGTTCTCTACAAGTACTTTGGCAAGAAACTCTATCAAAACTGGAAAATGAACTTTCCAAACCAAGTTTTGAAACCTGGCTCAGTTCCACATACCTCCTCGATATCGAAGGAGACACTCTGATCGTCAGTGTGCCTAATGAATTCGCTAAGGATTGGTTGGAAAGCCGCTATGCCCCCATCATTCGCTCTACTGTTCAATCCATCCTTGGGCAATCCATGAATTTGCGTTTTGTTGTCACCTCAATGCACGAATCTTTTCGCCAAGGGGACAATCAAGCTGAAACTCCTTCTGATACCAAGACAGAATCCCCTGACTCCCCTGACAATAAAACTTTAAATTCAAAATATACCTTTGATACCTTTGTCATTGGCAACAGCAACCGCTTTGCCCATGCGGCTGCTCTGGCGGTGGCTGAATCTCCTGCTCTTGCTTATAATCCATTATTTATCTATGGAGGAGTCGGACTGGGCAAAACTCACCTTATGCACGCTATCGGCAATGCAGTCATTCAGCGTTCTCCCAGTACCAGGGTACTTTATGTATCCAGTGAAAAGTTTACCAATGAGCTCATTGAGTCCATCCGTGATCAAAATCCTATCGAATTCCGCAATCATTATCGCAATGTAGATATTTTGCTGATTGACGATATTCAATTTCTTGCCGGTAAGGAAGGTACCCAAGAGGAGTTTTTCCATACCTTTAACGCACTTCATGACGCCAATAAACAAATTATTATTTCCTCCGACCGTCCCCCTAAAGAAATTCCCACCCTTGAAGATCGTTTGCGTTCCCGCTTCGAGTGGGGATTGATAACGGATATTCAACCACCGGATCTGGAGACAAGAATCGCCATCCTGAGAAAAAAAGCAAAGCTGGAAAACCTGCAGGTCGCCAATGAAGTCATGGTCTATATTGCAGATAAAATTCACTCCAACATCAGGGAACTTGAAGGAGCCTTAATTAGGGTCATGGCCTTTGGATCTTTAACTTCCAATCCCATAACCGTTGAGACAGCAGCCGAGGCCCTTAAGGATATCATACCTGTCAACACGCCTAAGGAAATAACCATTGAAATGATTCAGCAGGCAGTAGCAGATTTTTATCATCTGTCTTTAGGTGAGTTTAAGGCCAAAAAAAGAACACGGGCTGTTGCTTTTCCACGCCAAATCGCCATGTATTTATCCAGAGAGCTTACCGATAATTCTTTGCCCAGAATTGGTGATGAGTTTGGAGGAAGAGATCATACCACCGTCCTCCATGCCCATGAAAAAATCTCCGAGGGACGCCGTAATGATCCTTTACTGGATAGAAAAATTAATGAAATCATTCAAATTATCCAATCCCTATAACTGGGGTTATCTATGTGTATAAAGTGTTAATGCTTTTGGGATAGAGTTTAGATAAAATGAGTTTGTTAACATGTGGATAAATTCAATGATTAATTCACATGTTTTTACTCATTTCAAACCATACTCTGCTAAGGGATAAGTTGAATTATCCACATTGAGACAAGCTATAGTACTAATACGACTTAAATTAATATCTTATTATTATTCTCTTAAAAATATTCCACTGTTGATAAGTTTTTGAGGAGGCTGCTTTTATGAAAATTTATTGTTCCAAGGATTCCCTTATCACGGGGGTAAATACTGTCCAAAAAGCAGTATCGAATAAAAACACCTTGCCTGTTCTCCAAGGAATTATGATTAAGGCCGAAGGACAATCTTTGATTTTTGAAGCGACGGATTTAGAAATAGGAATCCGCTGTGTGGTCCCAGCCCAAGTGGAAAAAGAAGGAGTTATCGTTCTCCCTTCCCGACTTTTTTCTGATCTGGTACGTAAACTTCCGGACGCTTTAATTGAGTTGGAATTGCAGGATGATGTGATCAATATTCATTATAATGAATCGGATTTATCTCTCAGAGGATATGACCCGGAGGAATTTCCTTTATTACCGGACCTCTTTGATGCAGAAACCTTTAACTTACCTGTGTCCATCTTTAAAACGATGATTAAGCAGACTATTTTTGCTTGTTCTACAGAAGAAAGCCGCCCAGTGTTTACAGGCTGTCTTCTCCAGATTGAAGATTCTAATTTACGTCTGATCGCCACAGATACTCATCGCTTAGCCTATCGGATCGCTGAAATTTCTAATCCTGAATATATAAAATTCCAAGGCATTATTCCTGCCAAGACTTTAGGGGAAATTTACCGCCTGCTTAAAGATGAAGACGAACATTTATCCATCCGCTTTAATCAAGCTCAAATCGTTTTTCAGTTTGGATCCGTTCATCTTCTCTCCCGTTTAATTGAAGGACAATTCCCCAATTATAAACAAGTTATCCCCCAATCCTGTCAAACAAAGATTTTATTATCAGCAAAACTCTTCCAAGACTCTGTGGAAAGAGCTTCTTTATTAGCCCGGGATGGGAGCCATACCAGTATCATCAAACTCTCAGTTGATACAGAACGATTATCCATTGATCAAACCTCGGAATTAGGTAAGATTTCTGAGCAGATGGAAGTTAAAAAAGAGGGTAATGATGTCAAAATTGCTTTTAACTCCAAATTTTTATTGGATGTTCTTAAGATTATTGATTCCGATGAGATCGTTTTTGAATTATCGGGTTCTTATAGCCCGGGAATTATTCGTCCAGTAGATGATCCCAATTATCTCTATCTTGCTTTACCTGTACGCACATCTTAAGTTGGCCTATAAGCATGGAAATAAAATGGCTGCATTTAAAGTCTTTTAGAAATTATGATGATCAAGAAGTGGATTTTCAGCCAGGTTTAAATGTCCTGCAAGGGGAGAATGGACAGGGTAAGACCAATATACTGGAAGGTATTTATTATCTTCTGACTGGAAAATCTTACCGTGTCCACCGGGAACAGGAACTGGCCCGCTGGGGAGAAAATGAATTCCATCTCTACGGTGACTTTATTGTTCAGCGGCGAAAATTATGTTTAGAAAGCCATTATAAGGATAAGAAAAAAATTATTAAGATTAATCAAATTCCTTGTCGAAAACTATCTGAATATGTTGGCACAATTAATGTGGTCTTTTTTTCACCGGATGACTTGGTTATGGTCAAAGGTGGGCCTGCTGAAAGAAGACGTTTTTTGGATTTGCATATTGCCCAGCATCATTCGAAACATATTCAACTTCTTAATGCCTATAACAAGGTACTTCAGCAAAAAAATGCCCTTCTTAAACGTTCACAAGGAGGGATTAAAAGTCAAATTGAGCTGTGGAATGAACAAATCCTCCGGATTGGCTCAGAAATCATCAAGAATCGTTGGGAATTTACAGGTTTGCTTTCCCGA
Coding sequences within it:
- the recF gene encoding DNA replication/repair protein RecF (All proteins in this family for which functions are known are DNA-binding proteins that assist the filamentation of RecA onto DNA for the initiation of recombination or recombinational repair.) codes for the protein MEIKWLHLKSFRNYDDQEVDFQPGLNVLQGENGQGKTNILEGIYYLLTGKSYRVHREQELARWGENEFHLYGDFIVQRRKLCLESHYKDKKKIIKINQIPCRKLSEYVGTINVVFFSPDDLVMVKGGPAERRRFLDLHIAQHHSKHIQLLNAYNKVLQQKNALLKRSQGGIKSQIELWNEQILRIGSEIIKNRWEFTGLLSRKSKEIYGQISSGKEELTMEYHSLGKNNLEEALASFPKLLEEKMPLEIERKMILIGPHRDDILFKLNDRSTRLYGSQGQQRSIVLSTKLAELEVIHQEKGEYPLLLLDDVLSELDRFRRDYLLDYIKSLQQTIMTMTSAETLTHRASLMLKVEKGQIGRID
- the dnaN gene encoding DNA polymerase III subunit beta, whose product is MKIYCSKDSLITGVNTVQKAVSNKNTLPVLQGIMIKAEGQSLIFEATDLEIGIRCVVPAQVEKEGVIVLPSRLFSDLVRKLPDALIELELQDDVINIHYNESDLSLRGYDPEEFPLLPDLFDAETFNLPVSIFKTMIKQTIFACSTEESRPVFTGCLLQIEDSNLRLIATDTHRLAYRIAEISNPEYIKFQGIIPAKTLGEIYRLLKDEDEHLSIRFNQAQIVFQFGSVHLLSRLIEGQFPNYKQVIPQSCQTKILLSAKLFQDSVERASLLARDGSHTSIIKLSVDTERLSIDQTSELGKISEQMEVKKEGNDVKIAFNSKFLLDVLKIIDSDEIVFELSGSYSPGIIRPVDDPNYLYLALPVRTS
- the rpmH gene encoding 50S ribosomal protein L34 gives rise to the protein MKRTWQPKNRRHKRVHGFLKRMSDATGRNVLKRRRLKGRKKLSA
- the dnaA gene encoding chromosomal replication initiator protein DnaA gives rise to the protein MPPRSLQVLWQETLSKLENELSKPSFETWLSSTYLLDIEGDTLIVSVPNEFAKDWLESRYAPIIRSTVQSILGQSMNLRFVVTSMHESFRQGDNQAETPSDTKTESPDSPDNKTLNSKYTFDTFVIGNSNRFAHAAALAVAESPALAYNPLFIYGGVGLGKTHLMHAIGNAVIQRSPSTRVLYVSSEKFTNELIESIRDQNPIEFRNHYRNVDILLIDDIQFLAGKEGTQEEFFHTFNALHDANKQIIISSDRPPKEIPTLEDRLRSRFEWGLITDIQPPDLETRIAILRKKAKLENLQVANEVMVYIADKIHSNIRELEGALIRVMAFGSLTSNPITVETAAEALKDIIPVNTPKEITIEMIQQAVADFYHLSLGEFKAKKRTRAVAFPRQIAMYLSRELTDNSLPRIGDEFGGRDHTTVLHAHEKISEGRRNDPLLDRKINEIIQIIQSL